Sequence from the Phragmites australis chromosome 6, lpPhrAust1.1, whole genome shotgun sequence genome:
AAAACAAATAGATATAATAATTTGTACTAATATGCGGGACCCACCGTATATGTACGGACCGGGTAAAGAATAAAGGGACcggccctctctctcctctcactcATTTTTCCCAccgtctctctcctccctctcaccTCCTTCAACCATTTCGCTCTCCTCCCCATGGTGCTGAGCTCACCAACGACGAGCTGGTATGGAGCCATGCAAGAGGAGGCGACAGAGATCTATGGCAGCCATGGCCATCCACAGCAAGGCTGGTACAAGGAGCTCACGCGTGGGCCATCCATGGTGAGGCCGGTACAGGACCTCGTCGCCgaccaaatctacaccacctcCACTTCATTAGCCCTCGGTGGAGTTATTGGCAGTCAGATCCACCACTCGCATTCTTAGATCCGTACGGGGATGGATCCACTCCTCGCTGGCGGCCAAGAGGGGGCGGCCCCAACGATTCTTTGCGGAACGGGTGTACCAGTCAACGAATCCGTATTGCCCCATCCGCCGGCTCCAGGAGAGCTACCTGCCATTTCAAGAGGGctaaaaggacaatgatgtcgtctagagaggggtgaatatgcgTTTTAACAAACTACGTCTCTTTTACTatttggtctaaacttgcagtgaaAATAAAGTAACaaattttcacaagtgaaaaacctaaatatgctaggctcaactagtgtatAAACACCCTAAACCAATATGAAGCTTACAATCCTAATGtgagacaaagattattcaaatcaagCAAGATAACTCTAATCTGGAATTtggaaattactgttcatcagaagtTTTAATACTGTTCATCAAAAGTTCCAATTTTTCAAATcgaaagttccaatcaattcaaaACAACAGATTTCAGAATTACGAAATTAACTTTATGCATATACAAACAAGCATTCAAGCATGGATATCAAAGTAAAGTACAAGAGTAAGTAAATAAGGCAGCAAATGATTTGTTACGAAGTTTagatatccaccgatatcctatGTCTCTATTGAGGAGggtcggtcacacttgagtcggGTCATTTTCAACTATTTGTAtcacgaggttgcacacatgcactcctcgtCTACACTATAGCTAACTCTttctccactccggagatggtgagttccacAACCACTCCCGGGCCTCATTACAATCTTTATCTGAGGAGATCACCAGCAATCCACCACTGAGTCGTCTAGGAGACGGTGGTCTCTAAGAGTAACTGTCAGTGACATAGGAACCGGAGGTCCCCGAGTACCGAGGCCAGAATAGCatagtgccacgtggcgccctccctcgggggttatctccccgaggtccgagaaaaCCAAatttcgggagagggtgctcgggttcatgaacagtggtccccgattaccgagttccccgatgacggGAGAAGACTAAGTACCGGAAAGagtgtgctcggggccatgcgcagtggtccccgagcacccaagttcgccaatgataagaaaagccaagttctaggagagagtgctcggggctgcgaacagtgaccccccgagcactcgagtccccccgaggacccaagggaagtcagttccaggaaagagtgctcggggccgtgaacagtggcccacgagcactcggttccccgaggaccaagagagagcatattcgggagagagtgctcgaggctgcgaacagtagcccctaagcactcacagttccccgaggacctgagaagtcttTCGCCgatggtccccacaagggctcagcggtgaggtgtcagctggtgaaaggcccgatgctgcaattaagagggcgcgtggcctgtcacttccaacgaCTCCCGCTACGCTTgctgttagtccctgccacaatctggcagggaggcgtgggggcattcaatgcacgggtcccatcgcgcgtcatccggcgcgcctcaggataacatcgcAGAGCTCGAAGcacaccgcctgccgccctgctgcttcaggcctgctctgaccgggctgGTACACGGGGCTGCTCGGAGgatgcccggtgggccctccccgcaacACTCACCGAAAAGCCGAATGATGACAaacaagaccagacgggggcacgttttcaaccctccccgtcatctcacgcagcagcccatgacggttgctttccatttatggtgccttggaactcgcgtcatcctttctgggcacgctaccgccccggcgggtatataagcagggcgggctccccggagaagacagACGCGACAGAGGACGACCAACACCGAAGCACGAAACACATCGACGAGtctcaaagaacaaggagcacgaagctctagacttagacaaatattcttgtaacccaacagatcctcagagagatatTTTCAAAGGATTTATAGcatatacacaggagtagggtgttacactcagtgcggcccgaacctgtctaaaaatcctctgagcatttactccttcctgcatccgatcattccacctccacctgcatctcatttactcccatttattttacctacgaagcggattcagaatcatacccccggccgaatctcaaagggggtccctctggatccccgcttgaggagttcacccttcgAAACACTCCCGAACTCGCGCACGATCACATGAAACATATCAAACACCACTAAACCTTAgctacaaccacttttcacTACTAAGGCTGACAACACAAaaggttaaatctaaaacaccaTTTAGATACCCCGGACTGCTAAAGTGAACTCTCAACATAAACCCATCTCGCACTAAgtacatggtttgagcactcgacacaacaatcgagcaacgctTTTGGTAGTCCCttttgatagtacggctatcgatcctataacTCGGTCTCCcatcaaactccttgagaccgACAAAACTAGAAAATGTATTATAGTTAtatctttgccttgagcaatcacGTCGAACTTAACAAATACATCATCCAAGTCCCGATGCTTCTCATAGCTTTTTAAggctcatcatcaactcctcttaTCTTAATGAAGATGATTACTCGCTTCCATTTTGATATTCACTTGATCTTCTGAAAGCTTGATGGATTTTACATGATcgcttcccatgcaccaagcatggaagacttctctCTTTTATCATCTTCATCCGATTAACCATTTAGACATGAACCataagcatcaagcacacaaatTGTCCACCacgcttgtcttgatcttgctcttccgaCTTGTCATATTGAATACGCCAATTCAACTCATGACTTTTTATGGAATTTAATCCCAATTCACCCTCAAGCATAAAGCACACTGGTTaatccataaaacctaattgataaTACCatatctttagttacttgatcttcacaagtaattTAGTCAAATATTGTCCCTCGCGACGAATCCATAGTGGGGAGGTCACCGCCGAGGGTGCATGTGGACCTGATGACGGTGAGGCTTATAGATTGTCCCTCCCTGGCCATCCCAGCGAATGGCGCCTGGTGTTGACGGGAGACAACAGGAGAATGTGGCGGAGGGGGCCCTCATGTGGTGCTGCAAGGTGCTGATTTGGGTTACGTGTACCTTATTCCTAATAGTACCTAGTGGTATATATCTCTGATATTCACTAATTtaataagtttttttattttttaaaagtataGATAGGTACCTAGTGGTAGGTGTACCTTGTTCATGGCGCTTGGTTGATGTAGAAATGCCGTGTGGCGTACACTTATAATAATGTACCAGTTTGTacttaatattattttattttacttatcATAAGTGTAATACTTGAGTGATCCATAAATCATAACTAATCATTAAATTATTTATCTTACTTTTACTTATCTTTGGTTTATATTTACGCTCTTGTTATTAGTTTATATAGCTACCCATTTCTTTAAATATCAAAATGTGATATATATATCATTTCTTTAAATTTCAATAGCGCAAGACGTATTAGTATTATGTATTCAAAGTCTTCATGTGCCATGTACCGTGTATGTGCATGATTCTCTATCCGAACATAAGCTTGTACATGTTCAGTTGCACATGAACATAAACTTGGACATGTTCAATGACACGATTATATATCTGAACACAAGCTTGGATATATTTAATAGCATAATTCTATACTAAAAAATAGCTCTCTCCGACGGCAAaagattcaaaattcaaaagattATACTTTGATCCGGTACGAGTGGAGCAAAAAGGTTAATAAAGGTATAAGTGGCAAGACCTCTCATGGTTGtggttcaaaattcaaaagtgGATTGCCTAGTACCTAATTTGATTTGCATGTGTAGAAGCACTAGATCCACAtcttccatctttttttttcccgtgtTAGGATGTGGTTGTGATTCAAAATTCAAAGATACATTAAATGTCTTTGGCAAAAATCTACTTTATGTCTCATCGTATATGCTATGATAcagttaaagaaaaaaatacaatataacTGTAATACAAAGATAAAAGCCATCTAAAAATGTCAATGTAGTATGGACGAATAAAATACCGGCCTTAAGAATTGCCAGGAACAGAATAATGTTCCCCATCCATGCTCCATGGTCACGCTTTTTAACAGCAGCTACTCCTTTTGACCATAAATAAGTGTTGATTTAAATTGTGTGtagttaattatttaaaattttagttaTAAACTActttttatgataaaatttgatatttGAAAATGGTATTAgtatatttgtcttgaaaagCAATTTCGCAATAAAACACTTTTTTGCcgtattttataaatatataaaaaatagtaattaaaATTATGTTTAAGATGACAGCGtaaatatttaaaataacatTTATTTGTGACTAAAGTGAGTATAACAGATAAGGTCTCACAAACCAGTAAACTACCGTTACGCCTTGAAAAAGTAAGATCACAAACCAATAAAACTGAGCAGCTCTCATGAAGTTCTAGGCGTCGCTTAGAAACATGGGTAATAtttctattatataaaatacgagttatcttttctgttatatatttttctattctttttttatttaataaaaactCATAAAGTTAGAATAACTATACAATtttatcatctatttttttttcttgttaccGGTTAGGGATATGAgatctattttactaataaaaataaataaataaattagaagagaaattagTGGATAATTTTCTTCTCTAGTTCAGATcttatctaaaatcaaactataacGTTGCTTCTAGCATATTCGTTAGACGATATTACCATACGCATTTATATCTTTATACTTAAATTTATATCTGATATtactatatttaatttttatatttttattgtagctTACAGCCACTTAGCTAGTAGCAGTAATGCACGAGTCGTAAGAGTTTTCAAGACATTTCTACCGAGGTTACTGTCACGCGTGACGCTAATCCGCGTCGCTAACGAAAACAATCGTAGTTTCCTAGAACAAACCGTCGAATAATTCCGGCGAGAAAGTCAAAGTCAATGATCTAATCACAGCGCGCAGAGCTCCAAGTCCTCACACCAAAACCACCTACCCGGACCCACCCCCTATCCTCCTCACTCGCCTCCCATGGCTCGCCCTCGCCGCCTCCTCTGACCCTGCCTCCCCTTCCGGAAGCGCCGCCGGGATCTCGCCGGAGATGCCTCCGCCACCTCCGCCGGCGGCGGAGCAGCCGCAGCTTCACGGGGTGGTCATCATCACCCTCCCTCCCCCGGACCAGCCCTCCAAGGGCAAGACCATCACCGCCTTCACCTACAGCGACGACCCCGCGCCCCCGCCCCCGGCGCCGGCGATGGGGTTCCCCGCGGTGGCGGAGGCTAGGCGTTCGAGGCGGGTTCTCTCCCCTAGGCGGCTGGCGGCGATAGCCCTCGTGCTGGGGGCGGTCGCGGTCGCGGCGTACTACTGCTTCTCCTCGGACTTGGCCGTGCAGTTCCTGGGGATGGAGGAGCAGGAGGCGCAGAAGGAACGGAACGAGACCAGGTCCTTCCTGCTGCCGCTGTACCCCAAGGCGCGGCAGGGGCGCGCGCTGCGGGAGTTCGGGGACGTCAAGCTCGCCGCCAGGAgggtcgacggcggcggcggcaggagtgCGAGGAACAAGATGGAGGTCAAGAAGGCAGCCGCGATGGGGACGAACTCGACGGCTTTGCTCCCGATCAAGGGCAATGTCTTCCCCGATGGGTGCGTACAATTGCGCAGGCTTTCCATCTGATTTCGAGTCTAGCGATTGCTCCTTTATGATTTGGTTCAATAGAAAGTTCTTTAGATTAGTTTGGAGGAGGATGTTTGTGTTGGTGATCAACTGCGGTCGCACTGTGTTCCATGTATCTGATTTGGGGTGGAATCAGCTAAAACTTTTGGATCCCACTGAACGACGAAGCTAGGTTTAGATGTTATTAGATTTTCTGATTTGTAAGCACCAAATGCAGGTTTGGGAATATTGCTATTATCGTTGAATTACAAGCCTTTTTCGTTTCTTAGATAGGTCTGGAATCTTCTTAGTTTTGATGTAGGTGTATTTATGAGTAGGAATAAGTCTACTTCACCCCCACCTATTGAGGTTCGTCTAGTTAACCCCCGAATTATCAAAAACCGACTAAATAACCCCCTGTGGCAGTTTTAAAGGTGGTTTTGCCTACGTGGTGCTACACGTGGACGGTGATGTGGCTAGGCTCTGTAATGGCAAAAAGGGATTGCCCCTGGATAAGAGGAGtgcgatggtggtggtgctacGGCAAGGTGGCTCGGATTTGGGCAAGGAACAGACTGCTGGATTAAGAAAAAGATTATCGGACATCAGGAACGGAGCGATTTTGTATAGAAGATCAAGATTCGTCACTCGGTGAGAGGAATTGCTCGGTAGGGACTGAAAAGGAGAGCTTAGCCACTTTAGCATACTAATGTCTGTATTCTGGGTTGGCAATTCGTTATATTTATGTGTCTAGAAGTCTTCGGTGGACAATGCAAGTGCAAGGAATGTTCAGACAGACTAACATGTCATGCTTGTTCTGTTGAagctaatatttttttacacaACCTGCAGCCAGTATTATACATCAATCTTTGTTGGCAATCCTCCAAGACCGTACTTTCTTGATGTTGATACCGGAAGCGACTTGACATGGATCCAGTGTGATGCACCATGTACAAACTGCGCGAAAGTATGCAATCAAACATCAGCTATGTCAATTCTAATTCTAGTAACATGCATTTGATAAGCTACACGAGGATCTCCATTCACTACTTTGGATATCTTATTAATAAAAAACAATATGGATATCTCAGTTCTAGTCATTTGCAATTAGCCTCATTGTTCCTGAAGTTCATTGTACTTCTCTCTGATGAGCATGTGTGTCATAATTTCAGGGACCTCATCCTTTATATAAGCCAGCAAAAGAAAAGATAGTCCCTCCCAGGGATTTGTTATGCCAAGAGTTGCAAGGAAACCAGAACTACTGTGAAACCTGCAAGCAGTGTGACTATGAAATTGAATATGCAGACCAAAGTTCCTCCATGGgtgtccttgcgagggatgaTATGCATCTGATCGCGACCAATGGTGGAAGGGAAAAGCTAGACTTTGTCTTTGGGTACGTTCAAACCTTTCAGAAGCAGATCTCTTGTACATGTATGATACTGTGATgcattagaaaaaataatgcCAGATCATCTAACTTTTTGCTATCTACGGAATCTAGGTGTGCATATGATCAGCAAGGCCAGCTTTTGTCCTCACCAGCAAAGACTGATGGGATCCTTGGACTTAGCAGTGCAGCGATAAGCCTTCCCAGTCAGCTGGCTAGCCACGGGATTATTTCCAACGTTTTTGGCCATTGTATCACTAGAGAGACAGGTGGGGGAGGATATATGTTTCTTGGTGATGATTATGTACCAAGATGGGGAATGACATGGACTTCTATTCGAAGTGGTCCAGAGTAAGTCTtatcatttttctttgaaaatttAATTGCATGTATTGCCATCATCACCATTTCCCTTTTGGGTAATTTATCTTTAGCAGAATTGTTTTGTGCTTCTGTTGCAACAATCCCCAAAAATCTTAGACAAATTCCACCCATTCTCTTTCATgaccttgttttttttttcaaatttccagTAACTTATATCACACACAGGCCCAGAATGTAAAATATGGAGATCAGCATGTCAGTATGCATGAGCAGACAGGAAACTCAGTTCACGTTATTTTTGACAGTGGAAGCTCGTATACGTACCTCCCAAATGAAATATACGAAAACCTCATTGCAGCTGTGAGTATTGCTAGCAATTGTTCATAAGGATGAATATTCAACATCCTCTTACTTTCTTTTTAAATTCACAGATTAAATATGTCTCCCCGGGTTTTGTCCAAGATAGTTCAGATCGGACATTACCTTTATGCTGGAAAGCTGATTTTCCTGTGAGGTAAAATAACGGAACTTTGATAGATTGTCTCTTCACAGAGGAATTTCAACTGGCAACTCTGCATCTGAGAAACTACCTGCCCTTAATGGTATTTTGTTGTCCAGGTATCTGGAAGATGTCAAGCAGTTCTTCAAGCCCTTGAACCTTCATTTTGGGAAAAAATGGCTTTTCATGTCTAAAACATTCACTATTTCTCCTGAGGATTACTTGATCATTAGTGTAAGTTTCTTTGCATTCATCCTAGGTTACTGTTAGATCTTCTATTGTCTATCAACATGTCTAACCTGAGTTCTATGCTAAAATTGATGTATATGTTCTTTTTCTTGGTGGACCTTTTCCAGGATAAAGGGAATGTCTGTCTAGGGCTTCTCAATGGAACGGAGATTAATCACGGGTCAACCATTATAGTCGGAGGTATAGATGAGCTTCTTTCTTCTAACACTTGGATTTTATCTTTACCCATTCAATATGCCCTGCTATATAGTGAAATAGTCAATATTGTCAAACTTTGAATGGTCCTTTCCTGTTGTTGGATGTAGATGTTTCTCTGCGTGGCAAGTTAGTTGTGTATGACAATCAACGGTGGCAGATTGGATGGGCAAATTCAGATTGCAACAAGCCACAAACTCAAAAGGGATTTCCCTTCTTCCCCTGATGAGCATTGCACACAGTAAAGATATGTAAATTTTGAAAAGTGAATACCATTAGAATTTCTTATTAAACTGCAGATGCTGCTATGCATCCTATCTCCTCTACATGGAATTTTCATAAATCCAACCGTATGTTGTACTTGTCTGTAATGTATATACTGTGTTGTGTAGTATATATACTGTCTCCTCTAAACTGAAAAATTTATAGATACGTTACTTACATTATGAACATTTTCTACCTAGGTTAATGTACCATTTGGCTACCCATTCAGCTTCCACAAAACTGGGTAGGTGTCCTGTCATCTGCATCACCTCTTCAATCGAAAATTTTCATATTCTAACTAAAAACCCACAAGTCTCCCTGCTGGTAGCATAAGGCTCCTCCACGGGGACCTTGAAGTTGGCCTTTTCACTTCAAATGCATCAACAGGGTTCTGGAGCCGAGCAACAAACTCACTGAGAAGAGATGCAAAGGTGGCCAGCGACAAGGCGCTTGCGCTCTCGTATGTTCTTGATTCCTCAACTTCAAATGGTAGGCTTGGATGGAACGATAGCCGGGCAGGCCAACATGATTGATTCATTGTGGCTTAAACAAACCATCCACCGTTGATCCTGAATCGAATCTGCCAAGGAATGGGTTCGTAGCAAAGCTCTTTGACTTGTGCACTGCCCCAAGATTGACAGCGGTGTGCTCGGGCAATTCATCCTTGTTTCCATCGTCGGCAGCATTGGTACCATCATGGATTTGTGCAGTTCCTTCATGCCGCTGAATGTCTTCCCATCTTTATGAAATGAGATGCACAAAACCGAATCTCTGATAATATGCACCCGTGCAACGCCATGACTGCGAAGGAACAATGCCTCAATGCACCAACTTTGGTGTAGCTCCTCCAAGGCTATTTCATCATCTTGTAAGGTTCATGTGGAGGCTCCCAAACAGCAAATCCTAACTACAAACACGGGATACCACCTTTGTTAAAAATTCAAGAACATTAATCCTAGAAGAGTTGCATCTGGAGAAAAGAACGGGCCAGGGTTTCCTCCTGTGCCGATGCCGCAATGGCTGCCCTGTATCCACTATAGAGAGGTGCTTGGTGTGTGAGTACCTTCGATGGAATCCTTTCATATTCCATGCAGCTAAGATAACCATCAACACATCCTATAACGGAGAACAAAATGGAATTGgtatatgagtatatgataACACATCGTGACATTTTTAGcaaaaaaaggaaatgaaacCTATTTATTCATGCATGTTAGATGATCATACCTTCTAAGGATCTTGCGACACCAGAAAAATTCTTCGCAACCAACTTGTGCAAATCCTCTCCCGCCCAGATTGGGTGTATATTCCTATGGTTTCATATTCGGGTGCAGCTTTGTCAAGGTTGCACAGAATGCAAGCAGTCGAAATGTGTAAACAGAAAGATACAATGAATCAGATATGTTCAAACATCGTGTGGCTTGTTATTTATTTCTTGTGAGAAGTCAGCCTTGAGCTGATATGATGTAATAAGATACAAGACTGTATGCATCAAGCTATGCAAAAGGCCCAAACATTTTTCCATTTTCTAAAATGATATATGTTCAAACGTCAAAATACATTATTTACAGAACGATTTCAGCAATTCCCAATACTCACCAACAACAATAGTGCTCATGATGAGGACCACCATATCATATTTTCCCAATTGTACCGCCAACTCGACAAAGCTACAAAACAACCGAGGACCTAACAAAACCTACAGGGCAAAAAGATTGGACACCAAAAAAACAACTGATAAAGCTGGTGAAAAAACAGAACTTCGTATTCATGTGAGGATTGTAC
This genomic interval carries:
- the LOC133920810 gene encoding aspartyl protease APCB1-like produces the protein MAPGVDGRQQENVAEGALMWCCKNKPSNNSGEKVKVNDLITARRAPSPHTKTTYPDPPPILLTRLPWLALAASSDPASPSGSAAGISPEMPPPPPPAAEQPQLHGVVIITLPPPDQPSKGKTITAFTYSDDPAPPPPAPAMGFPAVAEARRSRRVLSPRRLAAIALVLGAVAVAAYYCFSSDLAVQFLGMEEQEAQKERNETRSFLLPLYPKARQGRALREFGDVKLAARRVDGGGGRSARNKMEVKKAAAMGTNSTALLPIKGNVFPDGQYYTSIFVGNPPRPYFLDVDTGSDLTWIQCDAPCTNCAKGPHPLYKPAKEKIVPPRDLLCQELQGNQNYCETCKQCDYEIEYADQSSSMGVLARDDMHLIATNGGREKLDFVFGCAYDQQGQLLSSPAKTDGILGLSSAAISLPSQLASHGIISNVFGHCITRETGGGGYMFLGDDYVPRWGMTWTSIRSGPDNLYHTQAQNVKYGDQHVSMHEQTGNSVHVIFDSGSSYTYLPNEIYENLIAAIKYVSPGFVQDSSDRTLPLCWKADFPVRYLEDVKQFFKPLNLHFGKKWLFMSKTFTISPEDYLIISDKGNVCLGLLNGTEINHGSTIIVGDVSLRGKLVVYDNQRWQIGWANSDCNKPQTQKGFPFFP